From Phycisphaerae bacterium:
CGTCCGGCTGCATCGGTATCGCCCAGGCCCGCTGCACATTCTGCGTGTCCTGCTCGAGGTCGCGGTTGGACGCGCGGTAGCTGCGCGCGGCGAGCCGCTGGACCAGGGCCTGCGACCGGCGGTTCAGGGCTCGTGCCTCACCTCACGCAGTCTGGATCGGCGTGGACGGGTTACGTGGCTACTGCCGGGTCCAGTAGTCCACGACCGCGACCTTGTCCAGCACGGGGCCCAGCGACGCGCCGAACTCTTTGTGAGCGGGGTGGACAAGGTAGGCGTCGCGATCGGCGGCGCTGGTGAAGGTCAGGAAGTAGACATGGGTGTAGCCCTGGTCCAGGTGTTCCGGGCTGACGTTGGTGCCCCACTCGAAAGCTCGGATGAGGTTGATCTTGCCCGGCAGTGCCCGGAATGCATCGACCGAAGCTTGGACCTGGTCGGGCTTGGCGTCATCCTTGTACTTGAACAGCACCACGTGGCGCAGCACCTTGGGGGAGCTGGCGGCCGTGACCTCGGAGGTCTGGAAGGCGCCCTTCTCATGTGAGCAGCCCAAAGCGGTCGCGAACAACGCGGTGCCAATGGTCAGTGCCAGCGTTCTCATGTGCCTGCTCCTCTCGACAGCGGGTAGGGCCCGCGGCAATGCGGGCGACACAAGGAGTGATTCTCTACCGGAGACGACCGAAGGTCAAACGAGCCGCTGATGGTCTCGCTGGGGCAACCTGCCTGCTCTGCTACCTGCTGGCGCCGGGGATGGATGGGTTTGGCAGCACCCTGTCGGCCAGTTCCTTCTCGAAGGCGATCTTCCTGCCGGCTCGATCGATGAGGATGACACGTCCCGGCCGTCCGGCGCCGAGGTTGAGGTCAACGCGGCAGTCGTGGTCGTTCAGTGGCATCTCGAGGATTGCGATGCCGGACTCCTCCTTGAACACCGCTGCTGGCGGGAGGTCGATCGAGCGATCGGTGGGAATGAGCAGATGCAGGAACACTACCTCGTTGCTGTTGCCCGCCGGGGTGACATCGAGGCGTCCCCAGGTCGCACCGACGCCGAAGTTGGATCCCAAGCCGGTGGGCATTCCGAGCGTGTAGGCGGCATTGGGTGCCCTGAGGATGAAAGCCGGCCAGAGGCGGTGCTCGTAACCCTGAGGACTACCGCCGTAGTAGCTTGTGCCGGCTGACGAGCCGCTGACGATGGTGCGGGCCTCCATGGGGCCGCCGACGACTCGCCGCCTGGCGTCGGCCGGCAGGAGTGTTTTGACGAACAGCCGGCCCTCTCCGTGGGTGATTTCAAGCCACGGTTCGAGATCGCCGGGTTCCCAGATACCAGCTCTTGCGTCGAGTCCGTGCAATTGGTGCACCTGTTCGAGTTCCTTGCGGTCGCCGGTGTCGGGCTCGGGCGATGACTCCGGGGTGGGTGCGCCGCCCACCAGGCGTGGGCGGGCGGGCAGTTGGAGATGCCAGGTCTTGAGGGCTCCGGCTCGCACGGTCTGCAGCCGATCCAGCACCAGCAGGGCACCGTCCGGCAGGAACAGCAGTCGGCGTTCGAAGCTCTTGACGGCTTCGGCCGGGTAGGCGGGGGTTAGATCGGCTGCTGCGTAACTGTAGAACGAGTTGGTTTCGAAAGCCAGCAGTGTACCGGTATGGCGTGTTGTCTTGGTGATATCCTCGGTGGCCATGTCGAAGTCCCGGGTGACGTAGCGCTGGTTGCCCATGGCCGGCCGGTTGCGGTCATACTTATCGAGCGTCGGGAATCGTTCGGCGACGGTGATGCAGTTGTGGGCGATCGTGGCGGCGTAGTAGAGGTCCCAGTCGGCTCGCTCGCCGCCGATGAGGGTCTTGCCGCCCTTGGTCGGCACGGCATTGAAGGTGACGTCGTCTCCGCTGTCGATGGCCAGCCGATGTTTGCGGTAGATCTGGAACTGGCCGGCATCGGCGTGCTGGCGAGCCTGCCAGAGGGGCTGTCCGGTGTCGAAGAGAACGACGGTGTCGCCGGGCATCCATCCGGAGCGCATCGTGACCCAGCCACCGCCGAAGTCGCGGCCCAGCGGGCAAGCTCGGCGGGCGGCCTCCGGTTGGTTGGCAGGTCCGTAGAGGATCTGGGCCCAGCGGTAGCGTTCCGCCTCGGGTGGGAGTTTGACGCCCAACGGTGGGAAGGCGCGATTGGCGTACCAGGTGGCAATGGGGTCCTCGAGTACGCGGGCGATGACCCAGGGGACGGCCGGCACGAAACCGCGATAGACCTCGCCTGGTCGGCGTGGGATCACGGTGCCCTCGTCGTGGATGAAGCCGTGGTTGAGGGCTGGGCTCCCGGTGTCGGCGTAGAAGTAGGGTTCCATGGCTCGTCCGGCGTTGTTCGCCAGCTCGGGCCAGATGGATCGTCCCGCGCCGGTCCGCCAGATCTCTGCGGCCAGGACAATCTGGGCTTCCTCGAAGACGCCCTGTCCGCCCGAGGTCGGCATGACCCCACGCTGCTTGCAGAAGCTAACCAGATCGCCCTCCAGGTAGCTTCGGGCGATGCTCATCACAGTCTTGATCTTCGCTGCGAGGGAAGCGTCCTTTTCGGTGACCCGCTCGTCAGTGAGCACGATGGCTGCCGCCAGACTGGCCAGTCGCCGCTCAAACAGGATGGGATTCAGGGGGCTGTCGCCGGGGCGAATTGGCTCGATGAAGGGCGTCATGCGGGCGACGATATGTCCTTGGTGCTCCGGCTTGATCGCGTCCCAGCAGTAATCCAGGGCGATGACCGCATCCAACTCCAGCCGCCGTCGCTCCGGGTCGAGGAGCTGCCGCACGACGTAGTCGGTGTAGACGTCAGCGCGGTCGAGCTTGCCGGTGACCAGGTGCAGCACCGCGGGCACCCACAGATCGTCGCTTCGGGCCCGGCCCATCATGATGTCGCTGCCGATCGTGGTGAGCCGCTCGAGGACGTCGCGCTGCGAGCCGAACACCAGCCCCGGGGAGCGGGCAACCGGGTCGCCGGCATACTGGCTGATGCCGCAATGCACCCGCAGCCGGGCGAGATCGTCTCGCCCGAGGAGAAGCCTGGGGTGGGAACGAGGGATCAGCCAGTCCTCCGCCGCCGAGGCATCGAGGGGGGGCACGGACAAGAGACAGAATGTCAGGATGAGGCCTCGCATCGTCGAGCACTCATGGTTGGAACAGTTTTACGCCCGCGCGAACGGCCGCCTCCCGGAGACCTGTGTCGAGCGTGGCCAACTTCAATCCCGCGCGCATGGCGAGCTCCAGGTAGGACGCTTCGTAGGCGGAGAGTTGGTGTGTTCGGGCCAAGGCCAGGATTTCCCCGACCGCGCCCCCGGATGTCTCCTCCTCGATGGCGATGGACAACTTGCGGATCAGATCCAGGGCCCGAGTCACATCCGCCGCTGTGAGCCGTCCCTCGCGTTCGTGCACCGCGAGGCTGTTCGCCATCTCGAGCGGCCACACGCATGGAACGATGGCTTCCATGTGCTCCAGAGCCGCGAGGGTGGCCTCGGCCAACACTGAGCTTTCGTCGAGGAACCACGCCATTGAGACCGAGCAGTGGACCACCAAACGCATCACGGCCGCCCCTCTTCGATCGCTGCCCGGATCTCCGCGACGCTGACGTGGCGCCCCTTGCGGAACGATCGAATGGCCGCAATTGCCTCAGTGATGTTCTTCTGGTGAGGCGACGAGGACACCGGCACAAGCATCGCGATCGGGATACCATGCCTGGTGATGGTAACCTGCTCGCCCCTGGAAACCTGCGTCAGGAGCCTGGGCAGGTGGGTTTTGGCTTGGTATGAACCCACGGTAATCACATCACGGGCTCCATTGATGGCCTATTCAGACTAGTCTGAGACTAGTCTAACGGGGTGTTTTGCTGCTGTCCAAGCCGGCTCCGGCTCGCTGGATGGCCGCTACCAGGTCGGCCACTTGTCGGGCTGGGGCGACGTCGTGGACCCGGACGCACTCCACGCCGGCCAGGGCGCAGGCGGCTACGGTTGCCAAGGTGCCATACAGGCGGTCTGCGGGGGAGGGCAGGCGTAGCACTTCGCCGATGAACCGTTTCCTTGAGGGGCCGACCAGGACAGGAACTCCCAGACCTAGGAATCGCTTTAAGTTTCTTAAAATCATTAGGTTGTGATTGGTTGTCTTCCCGAAGCCGATGCCGATGCCTGGGTCGAGGATGATCCGCTCCGGAGGTATCCCGGCCGCCAACGCCCGTGCCATCCGGTCCTGGAGGAAGGACCGGATTTCCTCGACCACGTCCACGTAGGTGGGGTCGGCCTGCATGTTGGCGGGTGTGCCTTTCATGTGCATCAGGATGATGCCCGCACCGCGGGCGGCGATCAGGGGCCCCATCTCGGGATCGCGGCAAGCGGAGATGTCGTTGACGATCGTCGCCCCGGCGTCCAGGGCGGGGCGGGCTACGGAGGCCAGTCGGGTGTCGATGGAGATGGCGGGAGCATCGGCCCCGGTGAGCCGTCGTGTGAGTTCCTCGATCACGGGGCACGCCCTACGGATTTGCTCATCGGGTGGGACGGGTGCGCTGCCAGGTCGGGTGGATTCGCCGCCGACATCGATGGCGTCGGCGCCCTCGTCGGCCATCCTGCAGCCGGCATCGACGGCGGCTGCAGGGGTCATGAAACGCCCCCCGTCGCTGAAGGAGTCGGGGGTGACATTGAGGATTCCGAAGATGAACGGGCCGCTTCCCGGAACCAAGGGTTTGCCTCTGAGCGGGATGGGGCGGGCGTGATCGCGCATGGCGGCATTATACGAGGATCGGGAAGAAGGGGTGAGTTGGCGGAGGCGAGTGGTGAAATGGGGGGCATGTGGGCGACCGGTGAGCCGGGCGAATTGGGCGTTTGGCTTGGTGTCTCTTGCCGGATCGGCTAGAATGTCCGATTCTTGGGTATTTGGGTGCTCGCTGCAGCCGTGTCGGGAGTGTTACGACGCGGACAGGGGTGCGGTGTCGACATTGCCAGCGCAGAGGCTTGCGTGAGAACTGCCGACCAGATCCGACGTGAGTTCATCGAGTTCTTCAAAGGGAAGGGGCACACGTTCGCTCCGTCTTCGCCTGTTGTGCCGTTGGAGGACCCCACGTTGATGTTTGCCAACGCGGGGATGAACCAGTTTAAGGACGTTTTTCTGGGCACGGGCAGCCGGCCGTACAAGCGGGCGGCCAATACGCAGAAGTGCATCCGGGTGTCCGGCAAGCACAATGACCTGGAAGAGGTCGGACGGGACACCTATCACCACACGTTCTTCGAGATGCTGGGCAACTGGTCGTTTGGTGACTATTTCAAGCGTGAGGCGATTGGTTGGGCCTGGGAGCTGTTGACCGGGGTGTGGGGTCTT
This genomic window contains:
- a CDS encoding type II toxin-antitoxin system VapC family toxin: MRLVVHCSVSMAWFLDESSVLAEATLAALEHMEAIVPCVWPLEMANSLAVHEREGRLTAADVTRALDLIRKLSIAIEEETSGGAVGEILALARTHQLSAYEASYLELAMRAGLKLATLDTGLREAAVRAGVKLFQP
- a CDS encoding type II toxin-antitoxin system prevent-host-death family antitoxin, which encodes MITVGSYQAKTHLPRLLTQVSRGEQVTITRHGIPIAMLVPVSSSPHQKNITEAIAAIRSFRKGRHVSVAEIRAAIEEGRP
- a CDS encoding Dabb family protein, with product MRTLALTIGTALFATALGCSHEKGAFQTSEVTAASSPKVLRHVVLFKYKDDAKPDQVQASVDAFRALPGKINLIRAFEWGTNVSPEHLDQGYTHVYFLTFTSAADRDAYLVHPAHKEFGASLGPVLDKVAVVDYWTRQ
- the folP gene encoding dihydropteroate synthase, with amino-acid sequence MRDHARPIPLRGKPLVPGSGPFIFGILNVTPDSFSDGGRFMTPAAAVDAGCRMADEGADAIDVGGESTRPGSAPVPPDEQIRRACPVIEELTRRLTGADAPAISIDTRLASVARPALDAGATIVNDISACRDPEMGPLIAARGAGIILMHMKGTPANMQADPTYVDVVEEIRSFLQDRMARALAAGIPPERIILDPGIGIGFGKTTNHNLMILRNLKRFLGLGVPVLVGPSRKRFIGEVLRLPSPADRLYGTLATVAACALAGVECVRVHDVAPARQVADLVAAIQRAGAGLDSSKTPR
- a CDS encoding heparinase II/III family protein, encoding MRGLILTFCLLSVPPLDASAAEDWLIPRSHPRLLLGRDDLARLRVHCGISQYAGDPVARSPGLVFGSQRDVLERLTTIGSDIMMGRARSDDLWVPAVLHLVTGKLDRADVYTDYVVRQLLDPERRRLELDAVIALDYCWDAIKPEHQGHIVARMTPFIEPIRPGDSPLNPILFERRLASLAAAIVLTDERVTEKDASLAAKIKTVMSIARSYLEGDLVSFCKQRGVMPTSGGQGVFEEAQIVLAAEIWRTGAGRSIWPELANNAGRAMEPYFYADTGSPALNHGFIHDEGTVIPRRPGEVYRGFVPAVPWVIARVLEDPIATWYANRAFPPLGVKLPPEAERYRWAQILYGPANQPEAARRACPLGRDFGGGWVTMRSGWMPGDTVVLFDTGQPLWQARQHADAGQFQIYRKHRLAIDSGDDVTFNAVPTKGGKTLIGGERADWDLYYAATIAHNCITVAERFPTLDKYDRNRPAMGNQRYVTRDFDMATEDITKTTRHTGTLLAFETNSFYSYAAADLTPAYPAEAVKSFERRLLFLPDGALLVLDRLQTVRAGALKTWHLQLPARPRLVGGAPTPESSPEPDTGDRKELEQVHQLHGLDARAGIWEPGDLEPWLEITHGEGRLFVKTLLPADARRRVVGGPMEARTIVSGSSAGTSYYGGSPQGYEHRLWPAFILRAPNAAYTLGMPTGLGSNFGVGATWGRLDVTPAGNSNEVVFLHLLIPTDRSIDLPPAAVFKEESGIAILEMPLNDHDCRVDLNLGAGRPGRVILIDRAGRKIAFEKELADRVLPNPSIPGASR